From the genome of Candidatus Roizmanbacteria bacterium, one region includes:
- a CDS encoding DUF192 domain-containing protein, producing the protein MDRKMKKVVFILIIAFIAVGFYFQKFFTKFNLPAETQNVTIDGKVYKLLVADNEIEHTNGLMNVRKLSDADGMVFLFDKPKIQIFWNQNTLVDLDVYWMNGNAVVGHDYLPSIEKTKSTVIIQSSTPVDKVVEIIRK; encoded by the coding sequence ATGGACAGAAAAATGAAAAAGGTAGTATTTATTCTCATAATTGCATTTATTGCCGTTGGTTTTTACTTTCAAAAATTTTTTACAAAATTTAATCTTCCAGCAGAGACGCAGAATGTGACCATCGACGGTAAAGTCTATAAGCTTCTAGTTGCAGATAACGAGATTGAACATACGAACGGACTCATGAATGTGAGAAAGTTGTCGGACGCTGATGGAATGGTTTTTCTATTCGATAAACCTAAAATTCAGATATTCTGGAATCAGAACACTCTTGTAGATCTTGACGTGTACTGGATGAATGGGAATGCAGTTGTAGGACATGACTACTTGCCATCCATCGAAAAAACCAAATCTACTGTAATCATTCAGTCCTCAACTCCTGTAGATAAAGTAGTAGAGATAATAAGAAAATAA
- a CDS encoding flavodoxin family protein: protein MKVLVVYATYSGGTRIAATIVEEVLKTDHEVTIKSVHDLDQKEISDYDFTIFGSNSWFEQKEEGQMNSGFHALKEKLQPDCWKGKRFAIYALGDSNLYHNTFCKSADHLEKMVREFGGDAVVPPLKVDRFYFNEEENEKKITVWAEELSRF, encoded by the coding sequence ATGAAGGTTTTGGTAGTATATGCAACATATTCAGGTGGAACACGTATAGCGGCAACTATTGTTGAGGAAGTTCTCAAAACGGACCATGAAGTAACGATCAAAAGTGTTCACGACCTCGATCAAAAGGAGATCTCAGACTACGACTTCACTATTTTTGGCTCAAATTCTTGGTTCGAACAGAAAGAGGAAGGTCAAATGAATAGTGGATTTCATGCACTCAAAGAAAAGTTACAACCGGACTGCTGGAAAGGGAAGAGGTTTGCTATTTACGCATTGGGAGATTCAAATCTCTATCACAATACATTTTGTAAATCGGCCGATCATCTGGAGAAGATGGTAAGAGAGTTTGGCGGTGATGCGGTTGTACCGCCTCTTAAGGTCGATCGGTTTTATTTTAACGAAGAAGAAAATGAAAAAAAGATCACTGTGTGGGCAGAGGAATTAAGTCGATTTTGA
- the msrA gene encoding peptide-methionine (S)-S-oxide reductase MsrA yields the protein MKTLVLAGGCFWCTEAVFQRLKGVVSVESGYTGGNIAEPTYDEVCSGKTGHAESIKVTYDPDTITQDSLLDVFFHLHDPTTLNRQGNDSGTQYRSAIFYESGEDKKIFENKIRDLNTSNLYHGRKIVTTLEPLQTFYLADSSHRDYFNKNSYQPYCSIVIDPKLKKLYKEFPSQVKDKS from the coding sequence ATGAAAACACTCGTTCTTGCCGGTGGATGTTTTTGGTGTACCGAAGCAGTGTTTCAACGTCTCAAAGGAGTCGTATCGGTCGAGTCTGGATATACTGGTGGTAACATCGCTGAGCCTACGTATGATGAGGTTTGCTCCGGGAAAACCGGACATGCTGAGTCAATCAAAGTCACCTACGATCCTGACACAATCACACAGGACAGTCTACTAGATGTATTTTTTCATCTTCACGATCCAACTACCTTGAATCGACAGGGAAATGACTCGGGTACTCAGTACCGCTCTGCCATTTTCTATGAAAGTGGGGAGGACAAAAAAATATTTGAGAATAAAATTCGGGATCTAAACACTTCAAATCTCTACCATGGTCGTAAAATAGTTACAACTTTGGAGCCACTACAGACCTTTTACCTTGCCGACTCTTCACATAGGGATTATTTTAATAAAAATTCTTATCAACCTTACTGTTCCATAGTCATTGATCCAAAATTAAAAAAACTGTACAAAGAATTCCCCTCTCAAGTCAAGGATAAATCCTGA
- the zwf gene encoding glucose-6-phosphate dehydrogenase, whose amino-acid sequence MAANNIPTALVVFGATGDLMTKKITPALYNLFTKNKLPKLFRVIGYARRPLTDEQFREHVSQILRTNKHIKKNQKELDSFLKRFVYKQGQFEVLKDYESLAEDLGRVDQEWKVCSNKLFYTAVPPEYYQGIFQNLHNSGLTIPCGPDEGWTRVLVEKPFGKDATTAEKLDMKLAQLFKEEQIYRIDHYLAKEMLQNILSFRFSNNLFEQSWSNKYIEKISIKLLEKIGVEKRGLFYDGVGALRDVGQNHLLQMLALVTMEHPTSFSSEKIREKRNELLKCLIPPSLREIKKQTVRAQYAGYQYISGVKKSSQTETFFRIRGYLDSPRWQGVPIVMTGGKRLKNQIKNITITFKHSSQCLCPVGKKHIKDKIIFSLEPEEKIELHFLAKKPGLEMEIEKRKFEFTYRKRERSGQYVEEYEKLLLDSIEGNQILFLSTDEVKSMWKYIDPIARAWEKNIVPLEKYIADSDDMIKQLKIRYEASATEETRAEHLKQKEIGVIGLGKMGGNVARNLLGKKWRVVGWNRTYSVSEGIKKDGMVAVQSIEELVKKLPLTPRVIWLMLPAGQVIDDTLKILVKLLKKGDLVIDAANSNYKDTIRRSVYTNKHGINFVDVGFSGGPGGALLGGCLMVGGTKALFEQNTTLYNDLAIASGVMFFEGVGAGHFTKMVHNGIEYGMMQALAEGFNVIHDGPYKIDLKKAAQIYNHGSVIESRLTNWLESAYRMYGSDLTELSGSTGSGGGGAGERIKGEADWTVDVAKELKIPAVVIEESVSARIKSVKSPNYQAKVINALRNQFGGHKAK is encoded by the coding sequence ATGGCTGCTAATAATATTCCTACCGCGCTCGTTGTTTTTGGCGCTACCGGCGACCTGATGACGAAGAAAATTACTCCTGCCCTTTATAACTTATTCACGAAAAATAAACTTCCTAAGCTCTTCCGTGTAATCGGATATGCGCGTCGTCCACTTACCGATGAACAGTTTCGCGAGCACGTCTCTCAGATACTCAGAACAAATAAACATATTAAGAAAAATCAGAAGGAACTCGACTCATTCCTCAAACGTTTTGTGTATAAGCAAGGACAATTCGAAGTATTGAAAGATTATGAATCCCTCGCAGAGGATCTCGGGCGCGTAGATCAAGAGTGGAAGGTCTGCTCCAATAAGTTATTTTATACCGCTGTACCTCCAGAATACTATCAAGGAATATTTCAAAATCTCCATAATTCGGGATTAACAATTCCCTGCGGACCGGATGAAGGTTGGACGAGAGTACTCGTAGAAAAACCGTTTGGGAAGGATGCGACCACTGCCGAGAAGTTGGATATGAAGTTGGCACAGCTTTTTAAGGAGGAACAGATCTATCGAATCGATCACTATCTCGCAAAAGAAATGCTTCAGAATATTCTCAGTTTCCGTTTTTCAAACAATCTTTTCGAACAAAGCTGGAGCAATAAGTATATTGAAAAAATATCGATCAAACTTCTTGAGAAAATAGGCGTGGAAAAACGGGGTCTTTTTTATGATGGTGTTGGTGCGCTTCGTGACGTAGGCCAAAATCACCTCCTACAGATGTTGGCACTGGTGACTATGGAGCACCCGACCAGTTTTAGCTCGGAGAAGATTCGGGAGAAGAGAAACGAGCTCCTAAAGTGCTTGATACCACCATCACTGAGGGAGATAAAAAAGCAGACGGTACGAGCTCAGTATGCTGGGTACCAGTACATTTCTGGAGTGAAGAAAAGTTCTCAAACAGAGACCTTTTTTAGAATACGTGGATATCTTGATTCACCGCGATGGCAGGGAGTTCCGATAGTGATGACCGGCGGAAAGCGACTAAAAAATCAGATTAAAAACATAACTATTACCTTTAAGCATTCTTCACAATGTCTTTGTCCCGTAGGGAAAAAACATATTAAAGATAAAATAATTTTTTCACTTGAGCCGGAAGAAAAGATTGAACTGCATTTCTTAGCAAAAAAACCAGGACTGGAGATGGAGATTGAAAAGCGTAAATTCGAGTTCACCTACAGAAAGCGTGAGCGTTCAGGGCAGTACGTTGAAGAGTACGAAAAGCTTCTCCTTGACAGTATCGAGGGAAATCAGATTCTCTTTTTGAGTACTGATGAGGTCAAATCTATGTGGAAATACATTGACCCAATCGCCCGTGCATGGGAAAAAAATATTGTACCGTTGGAAAAGTATATAGCCGACTCTGACGACATGATTAAGCAGCTTAAGATTCGATACGAAGCATCTGCGACCGAGGAGACTAGAGCAGAGCATCTGAAGCAAAAAGAGATTGGCGTAATTGGGTTAGGGAAAATGGGAGGAAATGTAGCTCGAAATCTCCTTGGAAAAAAGTGGCGAGTTGTTGGGTGGAATCGTACCTATTCAGTGAGTGAAGGCATTAAGAAAGATGGAATGGTAGCCGTTCAATCAATTGAAGAACTTGTAAAGAAGTTGCCACTTACTCCACGAGTTATCTGGCTCATGCTTCCGGCAGGTCAGGTGATAGACGACACACTTAAGATTTTGGTGAAGTTACTAAAAAAAGGAGATTTGGTAATTGATGCGGCAAACTCAAACTACAAGGATACGATTCGCCGTAGTGTCTATACGAATAAACATGGAATTAATTTTGTCGACGTTGGATTCTCCGGAGGACCGGGTGGAGCTTTATTAGGTGGGTGTTTGATGGTAGGAGGGACGAAAGCTCTTTTTGAGCAAAACACAACATTGTATAACGATCTCGCAATTGCGTCAGGAGTGATGTTTTTCGAGGGAGTAGGGGCTGGTCATTTTACCAAGATGGTCCATAACGGAATTGAATACGGTATGATGCAAGCATTGGCTGAAGGTTTTAATGTAATTCATGACGGTCCATATAAAATAGATCTTAAAAAAGCTGCTCAGATTTATAATCATGGGAGTGTTATCGAGTCCCGTCTTACAAACTGGCTCGAGTCGGCGTATCGAATGTACGGAAGCGATCTAACTGAGCTCTCCGGCTCAACAGGGTCTGGTGGTGGTGGAGCGGGTGAAAGAATTAAGGGAGAGGCGGACTGGACTGTAGATGTAGCAAAGGAACTTAAGATTCCGGCAGTTGTTATCGAGGAGTCTGTAAGTGCGCGCATCAAAAGTGTGAAGAGTCCTAACTATCAGGCTAAGGTGATTAACGCACTTCGAAATCAATTCGGCGGCCACAAGGCTAAATAG
- a CDS encoding thermonuclease family protein yields MTTRRLKGILISTAIFSLLVFLRPILPERINNQLFPQSPTPNLKVQSNIRMDTVKVKRVVDGDTIELENGERLRYIGIDTPETKHPTKPVQCYGEDAYQINKKLVEGKTVKLVKDISEVDKYKRLLRYVYVSTPASPSGILVNDYLVRNGFAFATTFPPDVAKADQFREAQQEAREKNRGLWKSCSTI; encoded by the coding sequence ATGACTACCCGGAGACTCAAAGGAATCCTGATCTCAACCGCTATTTTTTCACTTTTGGTATTCTTGCGTCCCATCCTACCCGAACGAATAAACAACCAGCTATTCCCTCAATCGCCAACTCCTAACCTAAAGGTCCAATCGAATATTCGAATGGACACTGTAAAGGTAAAACGAGTAGTCGATGGAGATACTATTGAACTTGAGAATGGAGAACGCCTTCGATACATAGGAATCGACACTCCAGAAACGAAACACCCAACAAAGCCGGTTCAGTGCTACGGTGAAGATGCCTATCAAATAAATAAAAAGTTGGTCGAAGGTAAGACTGTGAAACTTGTTAAAGATATTTCTGAAGTCGACAAATATAAGCGGTTATTAAGATATGTTTACGTAAGTACCCCCGCTTCTCCATCTGGAATTTTAGTTAATGACTATTTGGTCCGAAATGGTTTTGCCTTTGCCACAACCTTCCCACCAGACGTTGCAAAGGCCGACCAATTCCGCGAAGCTCAACAGGAAGCAAGAGAAAAAAATAGAGGTCTTTGGAAATCGTGCTCCACTATTTAG
- a CDS encoding MscL family protein: protein MKGFLEFIREKGVVGLAVGFILGGSISKLVTSLVNDVVNPLIGLLLGFTKGLQGATFKVGSASIMWGHFISTLIDFVIVAFVVYFGVKILRLDRLEKRK from the coding sequence ATGAAAGGATTTCTTGAGTTCATTCGTGAAAAAGGAGTAGTAGGACTTGCGGTAGGTTTTATCTTGGGAGGCTCGATCTCCAAGTTGGTAACTTCACTAGTAAATGACGTGGTGAATCCCTTAATAGGTCTTCTACTCGGTTTCACAAAAGGCCTGCAAGGAGCAACATTTAAAGTGGGCTCGGCTTCTATTATGTGGGGTCATTTCATCTCGACTCTTATCGATTTTGTTATAGTCGCTTTTGTTGTATATTTTGGTGTAAAAATTCTACGCTTAGATCGATTAGAGAAGCGTAAATAA
- a CDS encoding alpha/beta fold hydrolase yields the protein MTMDIVEIVTPQKFVLNGLWLGPSNPKRIFINVHGLTSTLFSGDKLYPLVDEVTSVLTFNNRGHDVVSRIKKINPLNPKGYDSIVAGTAHEIFEDCVDDLEGAVEFCHKRGVNEVYLVGHSTGCQKSVFYLSKTTNKQKVSGTVLLCPLSDYAAVQLITDKGLYQKALAYARKQVEEGRPKALLSEKYWPSELIDAQRFLSLYTPESSEEIFTYSHNKKPITFQSVETPMLIVLAGSDEYADRSGNKLREWFDLNNRSKKYGSIVIENALHNLKEYEVTVCNEINKWTEK from the coding sequence ATGACTATGGATATTGTTGAGATTGTTACTCCGCAGAAATTCGTCCTGAACGGATTATGGTTGGGTCCGTCAAATCCAAAGCGCATCTTTATTAATGTTCATGGTTTGACCTCGACTTTATTCTCCGGGGACAAACTCTATCCGTTGGTCGATGAAGTAACCTCAGTTCTAACGTTCAATAACAGAGGCCATGATGTGGTCTCACGGATTAAAAAAATTAACCCATTAAACCCAAAAGGCTACGATAGCATAGTCGCGGGTACGGCCCACGAAATCTTTGAGGACTGTGTTGATGATCTTGAGGGAGCTGTGGAGTTTTGCCATAAGCGAGGAGTTAATGAAGTATATTTGGTAGGTCATTCAACTGGTTGTCAGAAATCAGTATTCTATCTTTCAAAAACAACAAATAAACAAAAAGTTTCTGGTACTGTTTTACTGTGTCCACTTAGCGACTATGCTGCAGTTCAATTAATCACAGATAAAGGTCTATACCAAAAAGCATTAGCCTATGCTCGCAAGCAAGTAGAAGAGGGAAGACCTAAAGCGCTTCTATCTGAAAAATACTGGCCAAGTGAATTAATCGATGCTCAGCGATTCTTAAGTTTATATACCCCAGAGAGCTCAGAGGAAATATTTACCTACTCTCATAATAAAAAGCCAATCACCTTTCAGTCAGTTGAAACTCCAATGCTTATCGTTTTAGCCGGCTCTGACGAGTATGCGGATAGATCTGGCAATAAACTAAGAGAGTGGTTCGATCTAAACAATCGATCCAAGAAATATGGAAGCATTGTTATTGAAAATGCTCTACACAATCTTAAAGAATATGAGGTAACAGTGTGTAATGAAATTAATAAATGGACAGAAAAATGA
- a CDS encoding phosphoglycerate kinase — translation MPITYIDAVEIKNKTVLLRADFDVSLNEDATIANDLRIQQNIPTIQYLLKNNNRIICVAKLNRPHGRDRDPKHSLKIVVERLKTYLPDNTITLIDDFLTTDPSIIKSQISKEILVLENIRFYKEEKQNDPEFAKKLALLADVYVNDCFAMAHRTEASVVGVPQFIPSYGGLLLKKEVETISRIIDEPRKPVVVVLGGSKISTKINLIGKLLNIADHVLVGGGIANTFLASQNIEVGKSIFEYDEKENARRLLYEAKRRNAEIVLPSDSVVGDPTNTTQGGVVKSNDQITREDNILDIGPETQARWGSLINSAKTIIWNGPVGYFENPQYRRGTDFIYYTVAHTEDAVSIVGGGDTLAAISKKEYLDNITHISTGGGAMLEFIEKGTLPGLEALNQTD, via the coding sequence ATGCCAATTACTTATATCGATGCAGTTGAAATAAAGAACAAAACCGTTTTATTAAGGGCTGACTTTGACGTTTCTCTCAATGAAGACGCAACCATTGCGAACGACCTTCGAATTCAACAAAACATTCCCACGATTCAATACCTACTTAAAAATAACAATAGAATAATCTGCGTTGCCAAACTTAACAGACCGCACGGACGAGATCGTGACCCTAAACACTCGCTCAAGATAGTTGTAGAAAGACTAAAAACCTATCTCCCAGATAATACCATTACATTGATCGATGACTTTCTCACAACCGACCCATCAATAATCAAGAGTCAAATCTCAAAAGAAATTTTGGTACTTGAAAACATTAGATTTTATAAAGAGGAAAAACAGAACGACCCAGAATTTGCAAAAAAACTCGCACTGCTTGCTGACGTGTATGTTAATGATTGTTTTGCTATGGCTCATCGCACAGAGGCTTCAGTTGTAGGAGTTCCTCAATTTATTCCCAGCTATGGAGGACTCCTACTCAAAAAGGAGGTTGAGACAATCTCTAGAATAATCGACGAGCCAAGAAAACCAGTTGTTGTCGTACTCGGGGGATCAAAAATTTCTACCAAGATTAATCTCATAGGAAAGCTCCTAAACATTGCGGACCACGTATTGGTAGGTGGTGGGATAGCCAACACATTTCTAGCAAGTCAAAACATAGAAGTTGGAAAAAGTATTTTTGAGTACGACGAAAAAGAAAATGCCCGACGACTTCTCTACGAGGCAAAGAGAAGAAATGCAGAGATCGTTCTTCCGTCCGACTCGGTTGTTGGAGACCCAACAAATACCACGCAGGGTGGCGTAGTGAAAAGCAATGACCAAATTACTCGAGAGGACAATATCCTTGATATTGGTCCGGAAACCCAGGCTAGATGGGGATCGCTAATAAACAGTGCCAAAACCATTATTTGGAATGGTCCTGTCGGCTACTTCGAAAATCCTCAGTATCGACGTGGCACAGACTTTATCTACTACACTGTTGCTCACACCGAAGATGCGGTCTCTATTGTGGGTGGTGGTGATACGCTTGCCGCAATTTCAAAAAAAGAATATCTTGACAACATCACCCATATCTCCACAGGAGGTGGAGCAATGCTCGAGTTTATCGAGAAAGGAACCCTCCCCGGTCTTGAAGCCCTAAATCAGACTGATTAA
- the msrB gene encoding peptide-methionine (R)-S-oxide reductase MsrB: protein MPKTAIDWEKKLTPEQYRVLREKDTEAPFSGRYLHMKDKGTYVCAACSTELFSSDTKFDSGSGWPSFYDVAHSDSVELKEDYDHGMHRIEVICKNCGGHLGHLFKDGPADKTGNRYCINSCALNFRK, encoded by the coding sequence ATGCCAAAAACTGCCATAGACTGGGAAAAAAAGCTCACTCCTGAACAGTATCGAGTTCTAAGGGAAAAAGATACAGAAGCTCCCTTCTCAGGTCGGTATCTTCACATGAAGGATAAGGGAACATATGTTTGTGCAGCTTGTAGTACAGAGCTCTTTAGCTCAGATACTAAATTTGATTCCGGAAGTGGTTGGCCAAGTTTTTATGACGTGGCACATAGCGACTCTGTGGAGCTCAAGGAAGATTATGATCATGGTATGCATAGGATAGAGGTAATATGTAAAAATTGCGGAGGGCATCTGGGACATCTCTTTAAAGATGGTCCAGCGGACAAAACGGGTAACCGTTACTGCATTAATTCATGTGCTCTTAACTTTAGAAAATGA
- a CDS encoding 4a-hydroxytetrahydrobiopterin dehydratase, giving the protein MDPVLPSHLSQHHCVPCEGGLDPLTRKEFAPYLEIVKEWEVSSDEKEIVREFKLKDFKTALEFINKIGEIAEAEGHHPDINLHRWNNVKISLSTHAIKGLSVNDFVVASKST; this is encoded by the coding sequence ATGGATCCCGTTCTACCATCTCATCTTTCCCAACATCACTGTGTGCCGTGTGAAGGCGGCCTAGATCCACTTACTCGAAAAGAATTTGCTCCGTACCTTGAGATTGTGAAAGAATGGGAGGTCTCATCAGATGAAAAAGAGATTGTACGAGAATTCAAACTCAAAGACTTTAAAACGGCTCTCGAATTCATAAATAAAATTGGGGAGATTGCAGAAGCTGAGGGACACCATCCAGACATCAATCTTCATAGATGGAATAACGTGAAGATTTCGCTTTCAACGCATGCTATTAAAGGACTATCAGTCAATGACTTTGTTGTTGCTTCAAAATCGACTTAA
- a CDS encoding fructose-bisphosphate aldolase class I, with protein sequence MSIEEIANKLVAAGKGILAADESTSTIAKRFYKAGIENTEENRRLYRELLFTTKGVENFISGVILFDETIRQSSADGTPFPKLLSSKGIAPGIKVDQGVVPFGDKDETITKGLEGLEDRLAEYASLGAQFTKWRGVITIGSDIPTEECIRENAKALAKFAIKTQEAGMVPIVEPEVLMDGAHTIDRCLQVTTETLTTVFEELKRAGVNLRGMLLKPNMIISGSENHTPSTIELISQMTIECFKKTVPTEVPGIVFLSGGQSDEQAAFNLNEMNKINNLPWQLSFSFGRGLQQAALKALDGKIEDEVYREAAKQAFYHSSQQCSLARSGKL encoded by the coding sequence ATGAGTATTGAGGAGATAGCAAATAAGCTCGTTGCTGCTGGTAAAGGTATCTTGGCAGCCGATGAAAGCACCTCAACAATTGCGAAAAGATTTTATAAGGCAGGTATAGAGAATACCGAGGAAAATAGAAGACTGTATCGCGAGTTGCTATTTACCACTAAGGGTGTTGAAAACTTCATTAGTGGAGTCATATTGTTTGATGAAACTATCCGCCAGTCTTCAGCTGATGGGACTCCCTTTCCAAAACTCTTATCATCTAAAGGAATTGCGCCGGGTATTAAGGTCGATCAAGGCGTTGTTCCGTTTGGTGATAAAGATGAAACTATAACCAAAGGACTTGAGGGTCTTGAGGATAGACTGGCCGAGTATGCGTCACTAGGTGCGCAGTTTACGAAATGGCGAGGAGTCATTACGATAGGTTCCGATATCCCAACTGAAGAATGCATTCGTGAAAACGCAAAGGCTCTTGCTAAATTTGCCATTAAGACTCAAGAAGCGGGAATGGTTCCCATAGTTGAACCAGAGGTTCTCATGGACGGCGCTCACACCATAGACCGATGTCTTCAGGTCACTACAGAAACGCTTACAACTGTGTTTGAGGAGCTTAAGAGAGCTGGGGTGAATTTGAGAGGAATGCTACTCAAGCCAAATATGATAATTTCAGGATCGGAGAACCATACACCGTCGACTATAGAACTGATTTCCCAGATGACCATTGAGTGTTTTAAAAAAACGGTTCCAACTGAAGTTCCTGGAATTGTATTTTTATCCGGTGGTCAGAGCGATGAGCAGGCAGCGTTCAACCTTAACGAAATGAACAAAATCAACAATCTTCCATGGCAGTTGAGTTTTTCATTTGGTCGAGGTCTTCAGCAGGCAGCGCTTAAGGCACTCGATGGAAAGATTGAGGACGAGGTCTATCGCGAGGCTGCGAAACAAGCTTTTTATCATAGCTCTCAACAATGTAGCCTTGCACGATCCGGTAAGTTATAA
- a CDS encoding DUF378 domain-containing protein yields the protein MKWLHMVSFLLMVVGAVTWGTVALFQFNVVDMVFGVGSQLGMVVYVLVGVSGLYQMATHKGDCKVCSK from the coding sequence ATGAAATGGTTACACATGGTTTCTTTTCTCCTTATGGTCGTAGGTGCAGTTACCTGGGGGACGGTGGCTCTATTCCAGTTCAACGTAGTTGATATGGTCTTTGGCGTTGGTTCACAGTTGGGAATGGTTGTTTATGTCCTAGTCGGAGTTTCTGGTTTGTATCAGATGGCAACGCACAAGGGCGACTGCAAGGTTTGTTCAAAGTAA
- a CDS encoding AAA family ATPase → MALIYITGMVGTGKSTVSEELNKRGYESHDADEEGFNYWFNRKTNNIAKNLSKYKVHTPSFHKKYEWLMIRSKVEELHKHAQDKIIFLCGVTGNENDMSDLFAREIELIIDENTLRHRLSTRISNDFGKSPFELELVLGWYKSLTPRTLTIDASQSLDKVVDEILKIANS, encoded by the coding sequence ATGGCTTTGATTTATATCACTGGAATGGTAGGTACAGGGAAGTCCACGGTTAGTGAGGAGCTAAATAAACGAGGGTACGAATCTCACGATGCGGACGAGGAGGGCTTTAACTATTGGTTTAATAGAAAAACTAACAACATCGCTAAAAATCTTTCTAAATATAAAGTTCATACACCTTCGTTCCACAAAAAATATGAATGGTTGATGATTCGCTCTAAAGTTGAAGAGTTGCATAAGCACGCTCAGGATAAAATTATTTTTCTGTGTGGCGTTACTGGTAATGAAAACGATATGAGTGATTTATTTGCTCGGGAAATCGAATTGATCATTGATGAAAACACTCTTAGACACAGACTGTCTACCAGAATCTCAAATGATTTTGGAAAGTCTCCATTTGAATTGGAGCTTGTACTGGGATGGTATAAATCACTTACGCCAAGAACGCTGACGATTGATGCCTCTCAGTCTCTTGATAAAGTCGTTGACGAGATATTGAAAATAGCCAATTCTTAA